A single genomic interval of Lentimicrobium saccharophilum harbors:
- a CDS encoding TatD family hydrolase: MIFTDTHTHLYLEEFDQDRREVIEKASGAGVKYMMLPNIDSTSISTMLALADEFPGNCFPMMGLHPTSVKENFREELAIVEKQLQGRKFYGIGECGIDLYWDKTFAKEQEFVFRHHIELALSFNLPLIVHIRESFNEVIRILKDVNQPELRGIFHCFSGSPEQAKQATGLGFSLGLGGVITFKNNRMQETLKHVDMKHLVLETDAPFLAPMPYRGKRNDPSYIPIIAEKVAEIKGISPEEVARNTTENARKLFRFD; encoded by the coding sequence ATGATTTTTACAGACACCCACACCCATCTTTACCTGGAGGAGTTTGACCAGGACCGCCGCGAAGTTATCGAAAAGGCGTCCGGCGCAGGCGTCAAATACATGATGCTGCCCAATATCGACAGCACCTCCATATCCACTATGCTTGCGCTGGCTGATGAGTTCCCCGGCAACTGCTTTCCCATGATGGGCCTGCATCCCACATCTGTGAAGGAAAATTTCAGGGAAGAACTGGCTATTGTTGAAAAGCAGTTACAGGGCCGGAAATTCTACGGAATAGGTGAGTGTGGTATAGACCTTTACTGGGACAAGACCTTCGCAAAAGAACAGGAGTTTGTATTCAGGCATCACATTGAACTGGCGCTTTCATTCAACCTGCCGTTGATTGTGCATATCCGGGAATCGTTCAATGAGGTGATCCGGATACTCAAGGATGTTAACCAACCTGAACTCCGCGGTATTTTCCATTGCTTCTCCGGAAGTCCCGAGCAGGCAAAACAGGCCACCGGGCTGGGTTTCAGCCTGGGGCTCGGCGGGGTGATCACATTTAAGAACAACAGGATGCAGGAAACACTGAAACATGTTGATATGAAACATCTTGTGCTTGAGACCGACGCCCCCTTCCTGGCGCCCATGCCTTATCGCGGCAAGCGGAATGATCCGTCCTACATTCCAATTATAGCTGAAAAAGTGGCAGAGATAAAGGGTATCAGTCCAGAAGAGGTGGCCCGTAATACAACAGAAAACGCCAGGAAGCTTTTCCGTTTCGATTAA
- a CDS encoding asparaginase, whose product MESNILVIYTGGTIGMIQDPATGALTPFNFDALYKHIPILQNFNCRIDSYCFDPLIDSSNMNPSFWIKLAKVIEENYEKYDGFVVLHGTDTMAYTASVLSFMLENLNKPVVFTGSQLPMGVLRTDGRENFINAIEIAAARAEDTPIVPEVSICFENRLMRGNRTNKFNAENFNAFLSGNYPLLAQVGVHIRYNHQHILKPNFRKLKVHLNLDPNVAILKLFPGITENVVRSILNIPGLKALILETYGAGNAPTDAWFLKALSDGIAGGITIFNVTQCKGGSVEMGKYETSVQLGSIGVVGGYDITTESAVAKTMYLLGEGFSGGQLSQMLQTPLRGELTID is encoded by the coding sequence ATGGAATCCAACATCCTTGTAATATACACCGGCGGCACCATCGGCATGATACAGGACCCTGCCACGGGAGCCCTCACACCGTTTAATTTTGATGCCCTGTACAAGCACATCCCCATACTTCAGAATTTTAACTGTCGCATCGACTCCTACTGTTTTGATCCGCTTATTGATTCATCAAACATGAATCCCTCCTTCTGGATCAAACTGGCAAAGGTTATAGAGGAGAATTACGAGAAATACGACGGTTTCGTGGTGCTTCATGGCACCGATACCATGGCTTATACGGCATCCGTGCTGAGTTTTATGCTTGAGAATCTTAATAAGCCCGTGGTATTTACCGGCTCACAGCTGCCCATGGGAGTTTTGCGGACCGACGGCAGGGAGAATTTTATCAATGCCATTGAAATCGCGGCAGCCCGGGCCGAAGATACACCCATCGTCCCGGAAGTATCCATCTGTTTTGAAAACAGGCTGATGCGCGGGAATCGGACCAATAAATTCAACGCTGAAAATTTCAATGCCTTCCTGAGCGGAAACTATCCCCTGCTTGCCCAGGTGGGAGTGCACATCCGGTATAACCATCAGCATATTCTCAAACCAAACTTCAGGAAACTGAAAGTACATCTCAATCTTGACCCCAATGTGGCGATTTTGAAACTATTTCCGGGAATAACCGAAAACGTGGTCAGAAGTATCCTCAATATCCCGGGCCTGAAGGCACTTATTCTGGAGACATACGGAGCCGGAAACGCGCCCACGGATGCCTGGTTTTTAAAAGCACTCAGCGATGGTATTGCAGGCGGGATAACCATTTTTAACGTAACGCAGTGTAAAGGGGGCTCGGTTGAGATGGGCAAATATGAAACCAGTGTACAACTTGGAAGCATTGGTGTAGTGGGTGGATATGATATTACCACCGAATCGGCAGTTGCCAAAACCATGTATCTGCTCGGAGAGGGCTTTTCGGGGGGGCAACTTTCACAAATGCTGCAAACGCCGCTCAGGGGAGAATTAACCATCGATTAG
- a CDS encoding MotA/TolQ/ExbB proton channel family protein: MKKLIAFLTVAGMLTFGVTSFVMAQDEAAAQTEQTADTTVQEEAAAPQETQETLVAEEEAPKSFHQVLKQKFIEGSPGWMFPVLLVLILGLGLAIERIIYLNLSTTNTQKLLNKVETALEMEGVGAAKEICKNTRGPVASIFFQGLDRHDEGLEMVEKSIVSYGGVLMGRLENNLSWIGLFIALAPMLGFLGTVVGMVQAFDAIEAAGDISPTVVAGGMKVALLTTVFGLIVAIILQIFYNYLISKIDGIVNSMEDATISFMDILVKHKNAKK, encoded by the coding sequence ATGAAAAAATTAATTGCGTTTTTGACGGTAGCAGGAATGCTCACTTTTGGAGTAACCAGCTTTGTTATGGCACAGGATGAGGCTGCTGCGCAGACTGAACAGACTGCTGACACTACAGTACAGGAAGAAGCTGCAGCTCCGCAGGAAACCCAGGAAACCCTGGTAGCTGAAGAAGAAGCGCCTAAATCATTCCATCAGGTGCTGAAACAAAAATTTATTGAAGGTTCACCCGGATGGATGTTCCCTGTGCTGCTCGTGCTTATCCTTGGTCTTGGTCTGGCCATTGAGCGCATCATTTATCTTAACCTTTCAACTACCAACACACAGAAACTGCTGAACAAAGTTGAAACAGCGCTTGAAATGGAAGGTGTAGGTGCTGCCAAAGAAATCTGCAAAAATACCCGCGGCCCCGTTGCCAGCATATTCTTCCAGGGTCTCGACCGTCACGACGAAGGTCTTGAAATGGTTGAAAAATCAATTGTTTCCTATGGCGGTGTATTGATGGGACGTCTTGAAAACAACCTTTCGTGGATTGGTTTGTTTATCGCCCTTGCCCCCATGCTCGGATTCCTTGGAACAGTTGTTGGTATGGTTCAGGCTTTTGACGCCATCGAAGCTGCCGGCGATATTTCTCCGACCGTTGTTGCCGGTGGTATGAAAGTGGCCCTCTTGACAACCGTATTTGGTCTTATCGTGGCCATTATCCTCCAGATCTTCTACAACTACCTGATCTCCAAGATCGACGGTATTGTAAACTCCATGGAAGATGCTACCATCTCGTTCATGGATATCCTGGTAAAACACAAAAACGCTAAAAAGTAA